GGGTTACGAGCCGCGCAAACGCGAGACGGCGTTCCTGAAGCAGATCACCCTGGTCATGGGGCAAAAGCAGCAGCTGATCTGGGACCTGCCCGCGCTGGACAGCTTTCTGGTCAACCAGGCCATCTACGAGATTCCCGACGACCAGTACCGCGCCACCATGCGCGAGTTCACGGAGGTGCTCTCGCTGGAGGGCATCTTGAAAAAACAGGTCCGCAAGCTGAGCCTGGGCGAGCGCATGAAGTGCGAGCTGGCCGCCGCGCTGCTGCACCGCCCACGTGTGTTGTTTCTGGATGAGCCGACGATTGGCCTGGACGTGAACATGCAGGAATCCGTCCGGGCCTTTATCCGCGACTACAACGAGCGCTACGACGCCACCGTGATCCTGACCAGTCACTACATGGCCGACGTGACGGCTCTGGCACAGCGCATTCTGGTGATCGACCGAGGGGAGCTCGTGTTCGACGGGGATCTGGCGCGGCTGGCCGAGCAGGGCAAGGGTGGCAAGACGGTCAAGCTGAAGCTGCGCGAGGCCGTGAGTGCTGCCCATCTGGCCCACTACGGTCATGACGTGAAAGTCGACGGCCTGAGCGCCGAGCTGACCGTTCCCCGCGCCGAGGTCAGTACCCGCGCCGCCAGACTCCTGGCCGATCTGGATGTGGCGGACTTGACCGTGGAAGACCCGCCCATTGAGGCTGTGATGGCAGAGCTGTTCGGGGGAGGGGAGAAAGCAGGAGAGGTCAAGGAGGTGGTCAGCGGGTGAGAAGATTTGAGACTCTGTTCTTTTTGGTTATCGTCCCTCACTGCCGCTTCCCCACGAGAAGGGAAGGCGCTGACAACCGTAGACCCCTTCAGCAGGGGGCCGCATGATTCGCAAGACCCGTGTCCTTTTCGCCACGCGCTTTGCAGAGATGGCCGAGTACCGCGCCGAGGTCATCATCTGGATGCTGTCGGGCACCATCTCGCTGGTGATGATGCTGGTGTGGATGGCGCAGGCGGCGGCGGCTCCTGGCGGTCAGATCCGCGGCTATGACGGCTCCGAATTCGCCACCTACTTCCTGAGCGTGTGGCTGGTGGGGCAACTGCTGGTGGTGTGGGTGGGCTGGGAACTGGATTTCATGATCCGGCAGGGCACGCTGTCGCCCAAGCTGCTGCGTCCCCTTGATCCCATGTGGGTGGAATACGCCGCCCACGTCGCCGAACGCTTCGTGCGCATCGGGCCGATGCTGGTGCTGCTGGTCATTTTCTCGTTCCTGTCGGGTGCGTCGTTCACCCGTGACCTGTGGGCCTACCCCGTCGCGCTGGGACTGTGCATCCTGGGCTTCACCTGCCGCTTCCTCTATGAGTACGCGCTGGGTCTGCTGGCCTTCTGGACAGAAAGCAGCACCGCCTTCTCCGAGGTGGCCTGGCTGCTGTACGCCGCGCTGGGTGGGTTGTTCGCACCGCTGACCTTTTACCCGCAGTGGGTTCAGAACATCGCGGTCTGGACACCGTTTCCCTACATGCTGGGCCTGCCCGCGCAACTGCTGGCAGGCAAGGCCACGCTGGCTCAGGCGGGATTCGGCGCCTTGATCCTGTTCGGCTGGGTGGTGGTCTTCTGGTTCGCGCGGCTGCTGGTCTGGCGGCTGGGGCTGAAGAAATATGGAGCGGTGGGGGCGTGAAAGATCTTGAGGCCATTGGCCCGCGAAAGCTGTACGCGGTTGGGTATCCCCTGTCGCCTTCTCCTCGTTCTGAGTTGTGCCCGTTTTGCCATGCGCCGCGTCAGGGGAACGAATGACCCGTTACCTCCGCCTGATCCGGATTTTCACTGGGGCCACCGTCTCGGCGCAGCTGGAGTACCGGGCCAACTTCATCGGGGCGGTCCTGAGCAGTCTGGGTCAGGTGGGGGTAGCGCTGCTGGCCATTGGCGTGCTGTTCGGGCAGGGCAGCGACACGGTCGGCGGGTGGACCTTCCGCGAGGCGCTGCTGGTCACGGGTTTTTTCATTCTGACCGAGGGCTTTATCGCCGTGTTCGTGCAACCCAACATGAGCCGTATCGCGGAAGCCATTCGCACCGGCAACATGGATTTCACGCTGCTCAAGCCGCTGGACGCGCAGTTCAGCGTCAGCACACGCTACCTGAACGTGCTGCGCGCGCCTGACCT
This genomic interval from Deinococcus humi contains the following:
- a CDS encoding ABC transporter ATP-binding protein, with the protein product MTHSLPDASVHVRDLKKQYAVHEKEPGFMGSLRSFVSRKTKYVEAVRGVSFELAPGEVVGFLGPNGAGKTTTLKMLSGLLHPSDGMARIAGYEPRKRETAFLKQITLVMGQKQQLIWDLPALDSFLVNQAIYEIPDDQYRATMREFTEVLSLEGILKKQVRKLSLGERMKCELAAALLHRPRVLFLDEPTIGLDVNMQESVRAFIRDYNERYDATVILTSHYMADVTALAQRILVIDRGELVFDGDLARLAEQGKGGKTVKLKLREAVSAAHLAHYGHDVKVDGLSAELTVPRAEVSTRAARLLADLDVADLTVEDPPIEAVMAELFGGGEKAGEVKEVVSG
- a CDS encoding ABC transporter permease, translated to MIRKTRVLFATRFAEMAEYRAEVIIWMLSGTISLVMMLVWMAQAAAAPGGQIRGYDGSEFATYFLSVWLVGQLLVVWVGWELDFMIRQGTLSPKLLRPLDPMWVEYAAHVAERFVRIGPMLVLLVIFSFLSGASFTRDLWAYPVALGLCILGFTCRFLYEYALGLLAFWTESSTAFSEVAWLLYAALGGLFAPLTFYPQWVQNIAVWTPFPYMLGLPAQLLAGKATLAQAGFGALILFGWVVVFWFARLLVWRLGLKKYGAVGA